The Argiope bruennichi chromosome 9, qqArgBrue1.1, whole genome shotgun sequence genome contains a region encoding:
- the LOC129984984 gene encoding inhibitory POU protein-like, with protein sequence MFPTLEDNLLSRQPDALAKHIPGNGHASGSVHLKHEMIYGPHPSMNATHPAHMDSIELMEPLCSPSLPPLPSETNNGQMRSTFYSHSMTNMPPQQTIHSHSIHHNHHPYRGGLPTHTFERIQNDDVDPRDLEAFAERFKQRRIKLGVTQADVGRALVHLKLPGVGTLSQSTICRFESLTLSRNNMLALKPVLQSWLEAAECQARGKKRDTPFVLPPADRKRKRTSIAALEKRSLEAYFAVQQRPSGDKIASIAEKLDLKKSVVRVWFCNQRQKQKRMKYSASQNIN encoded by the coding sequence atgtTCCCAACTTTGGAAGACAATCTTCTCTCTCGACAACCAGACGCTCTTGCCAAACACATCCCCGGTAATGGACATGCTTCTGGTTCTGTTCATCTGAAGCACGAGATGATATACGGTCCCCATCCTAGCATGAACGCCACACACCCAGCCCACATGGACTCCATAGAATTAATGGAACCTCTATGTTCTCCCTCTCTGCCACCATTACCGTCCGAAACCAACAATGGACAGATGAGAAGTACGTTCTATTCACATTCTATGACCAACATGCCTCCACAGCAAACTATCCATAGCCACAGTATCCACCATAATCACCACCCTTATAGAGGAGGGTTGCCTACGCATACATTCGAAAGGATCCAGAACGACGATGTGGACCCTCGTGATCTCGAGGCCTTTGCTGAACGCTTCAAGCAGCGTCGCATAAAGCTTGGAGTGACTCAAGCCGATGTCGGCAGAGCTCTAGTTCACCTGAAACTCCCTGGTGTAGGTACTTTGTCCCAGAGTACCATCTGTAGATTCGAGTCCCTCACTTTGTCCAGGAATAATATGCTGGCCTTAAAACCTGTCCTACAGTCATGGCTGGAAGCGGCTGAGTGCCAGGCCAGAGGTAAGAAGAGAGACACACCATTTGTGTTGCCACCAGCTGATAGGAAAAGGAAAAGAACATCCATCGCGGCACTCGAAAAACGTTCTCTAGAGGCTTACTTTGCAGTGCAACAAAGGCCGAGTGGGGACAAGATAGCTTCCATTGCCGAAAAATTGGACCTTAAAAAGAGTGTCGTCAGAGTGTGGTTCTGCAATCAGAGAcagaaacaaaaaagaatgaaatactcGGCAAGTCAAAACATCAACTGA